A region from the Candidatus Magasanikbacteria bacterium genome encodes:
- a CDS encoding D-alanine--D-alanine ligase: protein MKILGIFFGGISSEYDISIISAEGVLSSVDNKKFKIIEIFIDKKGIFWTGKNVIEKVKNKNLKELEKVDLNNLAKKIDVAFPVLHGEGGEDGSIQGFLKTLKIPFVGADILASAVCLDKYIFNQLMVYNKISKPKFVGIDFLAEDKKEISRKIEKIKNKFKFPVFVKPSRAGSSIGVYKVEDKNKLESSIEKATKYDNRIVIEEAVNCAVEIEVSILGNSVKDFNISILGKIIPGADFYDYDDKYKEENAVFEIPAKLSNEQIKEIKKIALYAYKISNCQGLARVDFLMDKNNKIFLNEINTIPGFTPISMYPKLWIESGLSYKNLITKLVELAIKNYF, encoded by the coding sequence ATGAAAATTCTTGGTATTTTTTTTGGTGGGATTTCTAGTGAATATGATATTTCAATTATTTCTGCTGAGGGCGTTTTGAGCAGTGTGGACAATAAAAAATTTAAAATAATAGAAATTTTTATTGATAAAAAGGGGATTTTTTGGACTGGTAAAAATGTTATTGAGAAAGTTAAAAATAAAAATTTAAAAGAGTTAGAAAAAGTTGATTTAAATAATCTTGCTAAAAAGATTGATGTTGCTTTTCCAGTTCTTCATGGGGAAGGTGGGGAAGATGGCTCAATTCAAGGTTTTTTGAAAACTTTAAAAATTCCATTTGTTGGCGCAGATATTTTGGCGTCTGCGGTTTGTTTGGATAAATATATCTTCAATCAATTGATGGTTTATAATAAAATCTCCAAACCAAAATTTGTGGGGATAGATTTTTTGGCAGAAGATAAAAAAGAGATAAGCAGAAAAATAGAAAAAATAAAAAATAAATTTAAATTTCCAGTTTTTGTAAAACCTTCACGAGCTGGCTCGTCTATTGGAGTTTATAAAGTAGAAGATAAAAATAAATTGGAAAGTTCAATAGAAAAAGCGACCAAATATGATAATAGAATTGTAATTGAAGAAGCTGTGAATTGTGCAGTAGAAATAGAAGTTTCTATTTTGGGAAATAGTGTAAAAGATTTTAATATTTCTATTTTGGGAAAAATAATTCCGGGTGCAGATTTTTATGATTATGATGATAAATATAAGGAAGAGAACGCAGTTTTTGAGATCCCTGCAAAATTATCAAACGAACAAATAAAAGAAATAAAAAAAATAGCATTATATGCTTATAAAATATCAAATTGTCAAGGTTTGGCAAGAGTGGATTTTTTGATGGATAAAAATAATAAAATCTTTTTAAATGAAATAAACACAATTCCAGGTTTTACACCTATTTCTATGTATCCAAAACTTTGGATTGAGTCTGGTTTGAGTTATAAAAATTTGATTACAAAATTAGTGGAATTGGCAATTAAAAATTACTTTTAA